A window from Candidatus Neomarinimicrobiota bacterium encodes these proteins:
- a CDS encoding DUF4957 domain-containing protein, whose product MNIMKRVSFLMAFVVLLSFTTNASGTVITVDDGESIGDAIANAASGDTIELVSGGIYDGFDLADKEITVVAEDDAIVMPMITSDIDISGSGTALEVDGIELDGHYENSYAFNFESDMDSVTYLKVKNSVIHRWENTFLRANRSEYRADTIMVDNSVIYELGDYDLIQGRGNLLTNYISFTNSTIYNNIESFVRVEQDSIPFDIVIDHVTFNNAVSYGDGDGIFLDLEGAPAGSKFVFTNSIIANFSNPSEQVELWEFSDALADTIRNVHFYNVNADTANGWDHMENFTMTDPQFENAEAGLFALPTGSALLTADSDGGAVGDQRWGSYDVAASKIAHWDFDDASGLTADESVNGFDGTLTNMLGNEWDVGVHGTALDFSAGTDSSVVLVESNDTLAVDSTQSFSISLLAKTDPINNTNAQGLLMKGSFGDPNSGDRYQMEFKDGEVRIAVDDDETKSQLGGELPADYPVNQWAHIVGVRDQGIPGLKNKSLKLYLNGEFLAAMPDLTTGPIQTDTDDPFALHIGNSINLDTPLDGLLDDVQMYDYALTPEKVTELYESYAFDPKTKVAYWKFDGAAGDSVITDELDMSDGGLINMDPDSSWTSDGVMGSAVNFDYAPDSGVVEIGDYAAVDFDSTDSFTLSAWVKTDPISYQEAQAIMIKGSFSENSDLGHFGSRYQMEMKDGELRVAVDHGPTDAKTQLGADITGGNFAAGKWNHVVGVRDQAQDSLKLYLNGEKIGAMKDITEGNISSDVPLVIGNRSPEVPGDDPFMGQIDEVAIYDYAMDEDEVKKTFNAYGMNPSAPLVHYKLNGSSGDTVATDASGNADAMLLNMDPAEVWAGTHMGNGINFHAATDSGVIQVEDNTAASFDSTNSFTISALVKTDPISDTEAQAVAIKGSFGDPESGKRYQMEFKDGQLRVAVDDDVTKSQLDGVLPMNYPVNEWVHIVGVRDMSEDSLKLYLNGQRLAAMFDATTGNIESVEPLTIGNTYFKDTKFRGWMDDVRVYDYALKANQVANLAETYKLSTVGVQDETEDGLPVAYELQQNYPNPFNPTTTIRFALPQAGQTTITVYNVMGQRVATLMNKKLEAGSYSVEFDGTGLASGMYFYRLRSGDFTKVNKMLLLK is encoded by the coding sequence ATGAACATTATGAAAAGGGTATCATTTTTGATGGCCTTCGTGGTGTTACTAAGTTTCACTACGAATGCTTCTGGTACTGTTATCACCGTTGATGACGGTGAGAGTATCGGGGATGCTATCGCTAATGCAGCCAGTGGGGATACCATTGAACTGGTAAGTGGTGGCATCTATGATGGGTTCGATCTTGCTGATAAGGAGATCACAGTGGTGGCTGAAGACGATGCCATCGTTATGCCAATGATCACCAGCGATATTGATATTTCCGGCAGCGGAACGGCCCTCGAAGTCGACGGAATTGAACTGGATGGCCACTATGAAAACAGCTATGCATTCAATTTCGAAAGCGATATGGACAGCGTAACGTATCTGAAGGTGAAGAACTCCGTGATACACCGGTGGGAGAACACCTTCCTGCGCGCGAATCGTTCCGAGTACAGAGCTGACACTATTATGGTGGATAACAGTGTGATCTATGAACTTGGTGATTACGACCTAATCCAGGGACGGGGTAATTTGCTGACGAACTATATCAGCTTTACCAATTCCACCATTTATAACAATATTGAATCCTTTGTGAGAGTTGAACAGGATTCCATCCCGTTTGATATAGTTATTGACCACGTTACCTTCAATAACGCCGTTTCTTATGGCGATGGTGATGGGATTTTCCTTGATCTTGAAGGGGCACCTGCAGGTTCTAAATTCGTGTTCACAAACAGCATTATCGCTAATTTCAGCAATCCGAGCGAACAGGTTGAACTCTGGGAATTTAGCGATGCGCTGGCAGACACGATCCGGAACGTGCACTTTTACAACGTCAATGCAGATACTGCCAATGGCTGGGATCACATGGAAAATTTCACCATGACAGATCCACAGTTTGAAAATGCCGAAGCCGGATTGTTCGCACTACCGACGGGTTCAGCGCTGTTGACTGCTGACTCTGATGGTGGAGCCGTTGGCGATCAGCGCTGGGGCTCTTATGATGTCGCAGCGAGTAAGATCGCCCATTGGGATTTCGACGATGCTTCCGGATTAACCGCTGATGAATCGGTGAATGGTTTCGACGGAACGCTGACCAATATGCTCGGGAACGAATGGGATGTCGGTGTACACGGCACGGCGCTGGATTTCTCTGCTGGTACCGACTCTTCGGTTGTGTTAGTCGAAAGTAATGACACTCTCGCAGTTGATTCCACCCAGAGCTTCTCTATTTCGCTTCTTGCCAAGACGGATCCGATTAATAATACGAATGCCCAGGGGCTACTCATGAAGGGCTCCTTTGGTGATCCGAATTCTGGTGACCGTTACCAGATGGAGTTCAAGGATGGCGAAGTCCGGATTGCAGTGGATGATGATGAAACCAAGAGCCAGTTGGGCGGCGAATTACCCGCAGATTATCCGGTCAACCAGTGGGCACACATTGTCGGTGTTCGTGACCAGGGTATTCCGGGACTGAAGAACAAGTCGTTGAAACTGTATTTGAATGGTGAATTCCTGGCTGCCATGCCGGACCTGACAACAGGGCCCATTCAAACTGACACGGATGATCCGTTCGCACTTCATATCGGGAATTCGATCAATTTGGACACGCCGCTTGATGGGCTGCTGGATGATGTGCAGATGTACGACTATGCGCTGACTCCCGAAAAAGTTACCGAACTGTATGAATCCTATGCATTCGATCCGAAGACCAAGGTGGCGTACTGGAAGTTTGACGGCGCAGCTGGCGACTCTGTTATTACAGATGAACTCGATATGTCTGATGGTGGCTTAATCAATATGGACCCGGATTCCTCCTGGACGAGTGACGGAGTCATGGGTTCAGCCGTCAATTTCGACTATGCACCTGATTCCGGTGTCGTCGAAATTGGGGATTATGCTGCTGTCGATTTCGATTCGACGGATAGTTTCACGCTTTCAGCATGGGTCAAGACTGATCCGATTTCCTACCAGGAAGCCCAGGCTATTATGATTAAGGGTTCCTTCAGTGAGAATTCCGATCTGGGCCATTTCGGTAGCCGCTATCAGATGGAAATGAAAGATGGCGAGCTCCGGGTTGCAGTGGACCATGGCCCGACTGATGCCAAAACCCAGCTGGGCGCAGATATAACAGGTGGAAACTTTGCCGCAGGGAAATGGAACCACGTGGTTGGTGTCCGTGACCAGGCGCAGGATTCACTGAAGCTGTATCTCAATGGGGAAAAGATCGGAGCGATGAAGGACATTACTGAAGGAAATATTAGCTCCGATGTACCGCTTGTAATTGGAAATAGGTCTCCCGAAGTACCAGGGGATGATCCATTTATGGGGCAGATTGACGAAGTGGCAATTTACGACTATGCCATGGATGAAGACGAAGTGAAGAAGACGTTCAATGCCTACGGTATGAATCCGAGCGCACCGCTGGTGCATTATAAACTGAACGGTTCCTCAGGGGATACTGTTGCTACAGACGCGAGCGGTAACGCTGATGCTATGCTGCTCAATATGGATCCGGCCGAAGTGTGGGCTGGGACTCATATGGGTAACGGCATTAACTTCCATGCAGCGACGGATAGTGGAGTCATCCAGGTCGAAGATAATACTGCGGCCTCGTTCGATTCCACGAATAGCTTCACCATTTCCGCCCTCGTGAAGACGGATCCGATATCCGATACAGAGGCTCAGGCAGTCGCCATCAAAGGTTCCTTTGGAGACCCGGAATCCGGAAAGCGCTACCAGATGGAATTTAAGGATGGTCAGCTCAGGGTTGCCGTGGATGATGATGTCACGAAGAGTCAGTTGGACGGCGTTCTGCCGATGAATTACCCGGTGAACGAGTGGGTACACATCGTTGGCGTCCGTGACATGTCTGAAGATTCACTTAAACTGTACCTGAACGGCCAGCGACTTGCAGCGATGTTTGATGCTACAACCGGGAATATCGAATCTGTTGAGCCACTGACGATTGGTAACACCTATTTCAAAGATACCAAGTTCAGGGGCTGGATGGATGATGTCCGGGTTTACGATTACGCCCTAAAGGCGAATCAGGTCGCAAATCTGGCTGAAACTTACAAGCTCAGTACCGTCGGTGTACAGGATGAGACGGAAGACGGACTGCCTGTTGCATATGAACTGCAGCAGAACTATCCGAATCCGTTCAACCCGACAACGACTATCCGGTTTGCCTTGCCGCAGGCTGGACAGACAACCATCACCGTTTACAATGTGATGGGGCAGCGGGTTGCAACACTGATGAACAAAAAGTTGGAAGCAGGTTCATATAGTGTTGAATTCGACGGAACTGGTCTTGCTTCAGGCATGTATTTCTACCGCTTGAGAAGCGGTGACTTTACCAAGGTCAACAAGATGCTGCTCCTGAAGTAA
- a CDS encoding T9SS type A sorting domain-containing protein, translating into MKFFRLSVLCAVFIGFAFNLSGAETADIIVAKDGSGDYSSVQGAINSIPVNNSSMKIILVKNGDYEEQVLIEKDNITLVGEDRENTRIYANMPRPDDGFQTKRRAPISIYAQNIILANMTIENTQTERGIHAFTVYGGGDELNRIMTINCNILSYGGDTMALWNEENGMYYHRDINLRGAVDFLCPRGWAYAENIDFEVTRETAVLWHQGSEDRNQKFVVKNSTFSAFDGNYDYDLGRHHYDAHFYLLNNTFSERMKDKPIYRAEPDDAYQWPDRNYFYNNTKEGEDYEWFRNNIQEAEGRPTPGEITPEWTFDNQWNPREWMPAVLPFTDWPMPADSAVKVGTNPELTWKAGRNAMSHNVYFGTSEDPAFHSNVSGTSFSPGELQPNTEYFWRVDAVSEDDTVEGEVWHFHTQSDQAPPKATSPIPANGGTIDPPVKAMTWEMDSLSADTAKLYLGSDPESLSLVNTYTTENYDPEPLTIGETYYWRVDLVNHMGVTTGDVWEFTLQGYGYTADDVDYTQEDDDNHFLVVEAEQYSDSTIIGEYQWEVVDSVEGFSGWGAVQIDPSDGRAIYHQLMEKSSRLDYIVNFVTAGTHYIWVRQYNPNDDSQFIHMGLNHQELDNAKQIGRFDTLGVWEWAQYNNVPADYYTPVRRTFDVKSKGIQSINLWFGEAGTIVDKIVLTTNPDYTPTGKGPGATTGIQDNKSNGTPETYRLMQNYPNPFNARTALEYTLPKESDVTLRVYDLRGQVVYQRNPGQQQAGTHRITVNASDWASGIYFCVLSANNFQQRIKMVLLK; encoded by the coding sequence ATGAAGTTTTTTAGATTAAGTGTTTTATGCGCAGTATTTATCGGATTTGCGTTCAATCTTTCAGGCGCCGAAACAGCGGACATCATCGTAGCCAAAGATGGCAGCGGTGATTACAGTTCTGTGCAGGGTGCGATTAATTCCATCCCGGTGAATAATAGTTCGATGAAAATCATCCTTGTAAAAAATGGGGATTACGAAGAGCAGGTCCTCATTGAGAAGGATAACATCACGCTTGTCGGGGAAGATCGTGAAAATACTCGAATCTATGCAAATATGCCCCGTCCGGATGATGGATTTCAGACCAAGCGGAGAGCGCCAATCAGCATATACGCCCAAAATATTATTCTGGCGAATATGACGATTGAGAATACCCAAACTGAGCGCGGTATCCACGCCTTTACCGTCTATGGCGGTGGTGATGAATTAAACCGGATAATGACTATCAATTGTAACATCCTGAGCTACGGTGGGGATACCATGGCACTCTGGAACGAGGAAAACGGTATGTACTATCATCGGGATATTAATTTGAGAGGCGCGGTGGATTTTCTCTGTCCCAGGGGATGGGCCTACGCAGAAAATATCGACTTTGAGGTCACCAGGGAGACGGCAGTCCTCTGGCATCAGGGCTCTGAAGACAGAAACCAGAAGTTCGTGGTGAAGAATTCCACCTTCTCGGCATTTGACGGTAACTACGATTATGATCTGGGGCGGCACCACTATGATGCGCATTTTTACCTGCTGAACAACACCTTTTCAGAGCGGATGAAGGACAAACCGATCTACCGGGCTGAGCCGGATGATGCCTATCAGTGGCCGGACCGGAATTATTTCTATAATAATACCAAGGAAGGTGAAGATTACGAGTGGTTCAGGAATAATATCCAGGAAGCGGAGGGGAGACCCACTCCCGGTGAGATTACACCGGAATGGACTTTCGATAATCAATGGAATCCCAGGGAGTGGATGCCTGCCGTCCTGCCGTTTACTGACTGGCCGATGCCGGCCGATTCGGCGGTTAAAGTCGGAACGAATCCGGAATTAACCTGGAAAGCAGGCCGGAATGCGATGTCCCACAATGTCTATTTCGGGACGAGCGAGGACCCGGCATTTCATTCCAATGTCAGCGGCACATCCTTTAGCCCGGGAGAGCTCCAGCCCAACACGGAGTACTTCTGGCGCGTCGATGCCGTCAGCGAGGACGATACAGTTGAGGGAGAGGTATGGCATTTTCATACTCAATCTGACCAGGCGCCGCCCAAGGCAACTTCGCCAATCCCGGCGAATGGCGGAACCATCGATCCTCCGGTGAAGGCGATGACCTGGGAGATGGACAGTCTGAGCGCCGATACGGCAAAACTGTATCTCGGCTCCGATCCTGAATCGCTGTCATTGGTGAACACCTACACCACCGAAAATTACGATCCCGAGCCGTTGACCATCGGCGAGACCTATTACTGGCGGGTCGATCTCGTAAATCACATGGGAGTGACGACCGGCGACGTCTGGGAATTTACGCTCCAGGGATACGGTTATACCGCGGATGATGTCGATTATACCCAGGAAGATGACGACAACCATTTTCTGGTTGTCGAGGCAGAACAGTATTCTGACAGCACGATAATAGGCGAGTACCAGTGGGAGGTGGTTGATTCGGTGGAAGGCTTTTCTGGCTGGGGAGCCGTACAAATCGATCCGAGCGACGGTCGAGCGATCTATCACCAGCTGATGGAAAAAAGTTCTCGGTTGGACTATATCGTAAATTTCGTCACCGCGGGAACCCATTACATCTGGGTGCGTCAATACAATCCGAATGACGACAGCCAGTTCATCCACATGGGACTCAATCACCAGGAGCTGGATAACGCAAAGCAGATTGGACGGTTTGATACCCTCGGCGTCTGGGAATGGGCGCAGTACAATAACGTGCCGGCAGATTATTATACGCCTGTCCGCAGGACATTCGACGTCAAATCGAAGGGTATCCAGTCGATTAACTTATGGTTTGGAGAGGCCGGGACTATCGTCGACAAAATTGTCCTAACAACCAATCCGGATTACACGCCGACCGGAAAGGGACCCGGTGCAACAACCGGTATCCAGGATAACAAAAGCAATGGAACGCCTGAGACGTACCGGTTGATGCAGAATTATCCGAATCCGTTCAATGCGAGGACGGCACTGGAATATACGCTTCCGAAAGAATCTGATGTCACGCTAAGGGTGTACGATCTTCGGGGCCAGGTGGTGTATCAGAGGAATCCGGGACAGCAGCAGGCCGGAACCCATCGGATTACAGTTAACGCCAGCGACTGGGCAAGTGGCATTTACTTTTGCGTATTGTCCGCCAATAACTTTCAACAGCGAATCAAGATGGTCCTGCTAAAATAA
- a CDS encoding T9SS type A sorting domain-containing protein, protein MKAFKNYTPHLLGLFIALFAFVATTIAQPIAFPGAAGPGKNATGGRGGKVLKVTTLADNSNTGSLRWAIAQSGPRTIVFEVSGTIELNTVLDITRDDITIAGQTAPGDGIAIKGFSTRISADNVIIRYIRFRMGDINEHQGDALSATDGDNQDIILDHCTFSWSIDETMSLYDNRNVTVQWSMITESLHDSFHEKGPHGYGGIWGGRPAAFHHNLIAHHTSRNPRFNGSRYHGNPGEEMVDYRNNVLYNWSGQSVYGGENGNQNMVANYYKYGPATGPRSRIVDPAPSGSWYIADNFVYGYPDITEDNWDGGVDTGDPEAIRAESPHPVEHAPTHTPEQAYQLVLANSGAVLPVRDSNDTRIVEEVRTQTTTYGDDGIIDSQSEVGGWPELASGTAPTDTDDDGMPDDWENDIGLNPNDAADRNDDLDGDGYTNLEEYLNSLAYRADYLNSPAELETEAVSPSEVELTWKENVVFEDGFRILRSEGDTSNFQEVGTVGTDVTNYTDTGLSAETTYYYRVRAYNSDVESVPGNVAEVTTLFADGRPLAVSSFSITDGQTGVDVLPELSWEEADGATSYDIYLGTSESPELLAEGITKTEYRISEILEGKTTYYWRVDSRNSSGITEGTVMSFTTGTYHPTLQGYWAFDYEANGYTPDSTLKENWGFLSESMSGNSNLMITGVEGQAFSFGGSEDFIYINHAPDYALGAKPFTVSFWVKLDNPPTNAYMFSKENAGSPANGFAIFGNSNDEIVFRVGDGENMSTVVTSAAPYVTGDWVKLTAVRRRATNELEIYANGDLQTSGPDSTWQMRTKSRIYLGSSAGAGNYYTGGMDNVRFNNYALDAENIGDLITTDLADDIATPQQYAIELRNYPNPFNPITRINYVVPTENKVSLNIYDIRGKLVETLVSDQTRQPGKYSVKFDGSSLSSGVYISRLQVGEKVKTRKMMLVK, encoded by the coding sequence ATGAAAGCATTTAAAAATTATACGCCACATTTGTTGGGACTCTTTATTGCCCTGTTTGCCTTTGTAGCAACGACAATAGCGCAACCGATAGCCTTCCCCGGCGCGGCAGGCCCCGGAAAAAATGCGACCGGTGGCCGCGGTGGCAAGGTGCTGAAGGTCACCACCCTGGCAGACAACTCCAATACCGGGAGTCTGCGGTGGGCTATCGCTCAGAGCGGCCCCAGAACAATTGTTTTTGAGGTCTCGGGCACCATTGAACTCAACACGGTTCTCGATATCACCCGGGATGATATCACGATTGCTGGTCAGACGGCGCCTGGAGACGGAATCGCTATCAAAGGATTTTCCACACGAATCAGCGCTGATAATGTGATTATCAGGTACATCCGATTCAGAATGGGAGACATTAACGAACACCAGGGAGATGCGCTCTCAGCCACTGATGGCGATAATCAGGACATCATTCTCGATCATTGTACGTTCAGCTGGTCGATTGATGAGACGATGAGTCTCTACGATAACAGAAACGTCACCGTCCAGTGGTCGATGATTACCGAGAGCCTGCACGACTCGTTCCATGAAAAAGGCCCGCACGGGTATGGCGGGATTTGGGGTGGTCGACCGGCTGCTTTCCATCACAACCTGATAGCGCACCACACCAGTCGTAATCCGCGATTTAACGGATCACGATATCACGGAAATCCCGGCGAAGAAATGGTGGATTACAGAAATAACGTACTCTACAATTGGAGCGGACAAAGTGTATACGGCGGTGAGAACGGCAACCAGAATATGGTCGCCAATTACTATAAATACGGTCCGGCCACTGGACCGAGAAGCCGAATCGTAGATCCCGCACCCTCCGGAAGTTGGTACATTGCCGACAATTTTGTTTACGGCTATCCTGACATTACCGAAGATAACTGGGATGGTGGCGTGGATACGGGCGATCCCGAAGCAATCCGGGCAGAGAGCCCGCACCCGGTGGAGCATGCCCCGACTCATACCCCCGAGCAAGCGTACCAGCTGGTATTAGCGAATAGTGGTGCGGTTTTGCCGGTCCGGGATTCCAACGATACCAGAATTGTTGAAGAAGTGCGTACCCAAACGACGACCTACGGCGATGATGGCATTATCGATTCCCAGTCAGAAGTGGGCGGATGGCCGGAATTAGCCTCCGGAACCGCACCAACTGATACAGACGACGACGGAATGCCGGATGATTGGGAAAATGATATAGGGCTAAATCCGAATGACGCCGCTGACCGTAATGACGATCTGGATGGCGACGGCTATACGAATCTTGAAGAATACCTGAACAGTTTGGCTTACCGGGCCGACTATCTGAATTCACCGGCGGAACTTGAAACAGAGGCCGTTTCACCCTCCGAAGTTGAACTTACCTGGAAAGAAAACGTGGTGTTCGAAGATGGCTTTCGGATCTTGCGATCTGAAGGGGATACGAGCAATTTTCAGGAAGTAGGCACGGTTGGAACGGATGTCACAAACTACACTGATACCGGACTCTCTGCCGAAACCACCTATTACTATAGAGTTCGGGCCTACAATTCCGATGTGGAGTCTGTCCCGGGGAACGTCGCTGAAGTGACAACACTCTTCGCGGACGGCAGGCCACTCGCAGTGTCCAGCTTTAGTATCACAGATGGCCAAACCGGAGTTGATGTCCTGCCTGAACTCTCCTGGGAGGAAGCGGATGGTGCGACGTCGTATGACATCTACCTGGGGACATCCGAATCGCCGGAGCTACTGGCCGAAGGAATTACAAAGACCGAATACCGAATAAGTGAAATTTTAGAAGGAAAAACTACGTATTACTGGCGAGTTGACTCCAGGAATTCCTCCGGCATCACGGAAGGTACGGTTATGTCATTTACCACCGGCACGTACCACCCCACGTTACAGGGCTACTGGGCTTTCGATTATGAAGCCAACGGGTATACCCCGGATTCAACTCTCAAAGAAAACTGGGGCTTCCTCTCCGAGAGTATGTCAGGGAATAGCAACCTGATGATCACCGGAGTCGAGGGCCAGGCATTTTCCTTTGGTGGAAGCGAAGATTTTATCTATATCAATCACGCGCCGGATTACGCACTCGGCGCCAAGCCGTTTACGGTCTCGTTTTGGGTAAAACTGGACAACCCGCCAACAAACGCCTACATGTTTTCCAAAGAGAATGCGGGATCGCCTGCAAACGGCTTTGCGATCTTTGGGAATTCCAATGATGAAATCGTTTTCCGGGTCGGTGATGGCGAAAATATGTCCACTGTAGTGACCTCTGCCGCGCCGTATGTTACCGGAGACTGGGTCAAACTGACGGCCGTGCGCAGGAGAGCCACGAACGAATTGGAAATTTATGCCAATGGAGATCTGCAAACCAGCGGTCCTGATAGCACCTGGCAAATGCGGACCAAGAGCCGGATTTATCTCGGATCAAGCGCAGGAGCCGGAAATTATTATACCGGTGGTATGGATAATGTGCGGTTTAATAATTATGCCCTGGATGCGGAAAATATCGGAGATCTAATCACCACGGATCTCGCAGACGATATCGCCACGCCGCAACAGTATGCAATCGAGTTGCGTAATTATCCAAATCCGTTTAACCCGATCACCCGGATTAATTATGTTGTCCCGACGGAGAACAAGGTCAGCTTGAATATTTACGATATTCGGGGGAAACTGGTGGAGACGCTGGTGTCGGACCAGACCAGGCAGCCCGGAAAATATTCCGTGAAGTTCGACGGTTCGTCGCTTAGCAGTGGCGTGTATATCAGCCGGCTGCAGGTGGGAGAAAAGGTTAAGACAAGAAAAATGATGCTGGTGAAATAG
- a CDS encoding glycoside hydrolase family 88 protein yields the protein MAQTVMIRTPDPALLDFSNEPEWGYTNGLVLDFIMDVWEKTGDEKYFDYIVSYYDKMINDDGSIVRDYEMDDYNIDKITPGKNLFEVYQQTGNEKYKKTLDILIKQLESHPRTAEGGLWHKKRYTHQMWLDGLYMGSPFMAEYAKKMKQPSWFDFTAKQLFLAEKNTRDHHTGLLYHGFDESRNQRWADNISGQSPNFWGRAVGWYAMALVDALDFFPEDHYFRDDIIGILRRLAEAISSVQDPETGVWYQILDKPDVDGNYLESSASVMFVYALAKGVRNGYLDKKYLDVAKQGYQGVLELFIEVDDNGLITLTRTCETAGLGGSGPYRDGTVDYYLSENIRPNDPKAIGPFIGASLEIEMLE from the coding sequence ATGGCGCAGACGGTAATGATCCGCACGCCCGATCCCGCCCTACTCGATTTTTCAAATGAGCCCGAATGGGGATATACGAACGGGCTGGTCCTGGATTTCATTATGGATGTCTGGGAAAAAACCGGGGATGAAAAATATTTTGACTATATCGTTTCCTATTATGACAAAATGATTAACGATGACGGGAGTATCGTCCGAGATTATGAAATGGACGATTATAATATCGATAAGATCACGCCCGGTAAAAATTTATTTGAAGTGTACCAACAGACAGGCAACGAGAAGTACAAAAAAACTCTGGATATCTTGATAAAGCAACTGGAAAGTCACCCCAGAACAGCTGAAGGTGGTTTGTGGCATAAAAAGCGATATACACATCAAATGTGGCTTGACGGTTTGTATATGGGATCACCGTTCATGGCAGAATATGCCAAAAAGATGAAGCAGCCCTCCTGGTTTGATTTTACCGCAAAACAGTTATTCCTGGCAGAAAAAAATACGAGAGATCATCACACAGGGCTCTTATATCATGGATTTGATGAAAGCCGAAATCAGCGATGGGCGGATAATATTTCAGGGCAGTCGCCTAATTTTTGGGGACGAGCTGTTGGCTGGTATGCTATGGCGCTGGTCGATGCGCTAGACTTTTTTCCTGAAGACCATTATTTCCGGGATGATATAATCGGTATCCTCCGGAGACTGGCGGAAGCAATTTCCTCCGTCCAGGATCCGGAAACCGGGGTCTGGTATCAGATTTTGGATAAGCCGGATGTTGACGGGAATTATCTGGAATCTTCCGCATCAGTTATGTTTGTTTACGCCTTGGCAAAAGGTGTTCGAAATGGCTACCTGGATAAAAAGTACCTTGATGTTGCGAAACAAGGGTACCAGGGTGTCCTGGAGCTGTTTATAGAGGTCGATGACAACGGGCTAATTACGCTTACCCGTACCTGCGAAACCGCCGGGCTGGGTGGATCTGGTCCTTACCGTGACGGAACTGTGGACTATTATCTCAGTGAAAATATCAGACCTAACGATCCCAAGGCTATCGGGCCGTTTATTGGCGCGAGCCTCGAAATAGAAATGCTGGAATGA
- a CDS encoding T9SS type A sorting domain-containing protein, with protein MLRKAITLVLFVAFVGTSALYGQSILYLSTETNQPPSSSTVLTDKLVEWGYDITYKDIGNWGTPIITPENHDLMIVDEIISSSSMDPIGTEWPIPFLNFEAWGSDAIGLTNADNELSEKNIGTQPVTIIDESHSAVGGLSGDVSIVSEQADTEMLIHFLIDAEGAVGLTEATETGNWQMAAVDSGAALVEGNAPNRMITFGLHNNGIESLTDDAFTILQASIEWLLESPTVGVEDNLTNPVTYKLNQNYPNPFNPTTQISFTLQEQSQTTLKVYNSLGQLVETLVGNQSMSQGTHNVTFNGAGLPTGVYFYELTAGDYSEMNKMVLVK; from the coding sequence ATGCTGAGAAAAGCTATCACTTTAGTGCTATTCGTAGCATTTGTTGGTACGAGTGCTCTGTATGGTCAGTCGATTTTATACCTGTCGACCGAGACCAACCAGCCTCCGTCAAGCAGTACAGTTTTAACCGATAAGCTGGTCGAATGGGGATATGACATAACCTATAAGGATATCGGTAATTGGGGCACCCCGATAATCACTCCGGAGAACCACGACCTGATGATTGTGGATGAGATTATCAGCTCCAGTAGTATGGATCCAATTGGAACGGAATGGCCAATTCCCTTTCTCAATTTTGAAGCGTGGGGATCTGATGCCATTGGCCTCACCAATGCTGATAATGAGTTAAGTGAGAAAAACATTGGCACGCAGCCAGTTACCATTATTGATGAGTCTCATTCGGCTGTCGGTGGACTGAGCGGTGATGTCAGTATAGTCAGCGAACAGGCCGATACCGAGATGTTGATTCATTTCCTGATTGACGCCGAAGGTGCTGTGGGACTCACGGAAGCCACTGAAACCGGAAACTGGCAGATGGCTGCCGTGGACAGCGGAGCCGCGTTGGTTGAAGGAAACGCACCGAACCGTATGATCACTTTTGGACTGCACAATAACGGGATTGAATCACTGACGGACGATGCCTTCACCATACTTCAGGCATCAATCGAGTGGCTCCTGGAATCACCTACCGTTGGCGTTGAAGATAACCTGACCAATCCGGTGACCTATAAGCTGAACCAGAACTATCCGAATCCATTCAACCCGACGACCCAGATCTCCTTTACCTTGCAGGAACAAAGCCAGACGACCCTGAAGGTGTATAACAGTCTCGGACAGTTGGTGGAAACGCTGGTGGGTAACCAGTCCATGTCACAGGGAACACATAATGTGACATTTAACGGTGCCGGACTTCCCACGGGTGTCTATTTTTATGAACTCACCGCGGGCGATTATTCAGAAATGAATAAGATGGTTCTGGTAAAATAA